From the Salvelinus alpinus chromosome 12, SLU_Salpinus.1, whole genome shotgun sequence genome, the window acaattagcgcagctggaatttggcaggatgtggtgtccttttattaatacgcactatgttgccaggctggttttcccactgtatagcatctgggtcctgtaaaagaaattagatgttttgattttgatgaggactcctcaccattgtagagtaaatagtactttcacagtcttaacatgatacctcatgccttctggaatccagagagatggtctcctcctcatcatcgtctccatcatgtgctgttgctgctgcactggggccttcaccctatcacatttaatcggattcatattgaagctagtagacaagacatgccaggcctacagtatgcctttgatggagtactcactggatcagcatcgtctggtgcttgtgctggtggctctaacaggaacacagtgctgccagacactgcaaggcaataggtaaaccaaagtcagacagtccaaattgattcaatatgaatgtggttgtatcccatgtagagatggaaggacataccttgaatgaagcgggtggcatcttgggaggaacctatgctcgtctctttccccccagggatcccctctaagacgggcctgcctttatttagctccaaggccatgtcctctgctggggtaaggtcagcctttggtgacccaccacccgtgccttgtctgtgggtattctttttcactgctaaaacagtacagacaatgtgtgagcaggcaccttctgggtacaatatatgcttgtgctttgttaaatattagtcagggaccataccattctgcagaatgttcttgtatttgattttgacctgctgccatgtccgttttggcccgttcatgtttaatctacacacacacacacacacacacacacacacacacacacacatttaatggagtcacactgcaaaaaattacttggtatttttgtcttgttttcagtaaaaatatcaaaaaatttatcatagctttatacagtgtgatggagttactttacacaatttcactcatatctgcagtgcatttcaattaaaaatttaaccgtttcataattacagtacaactgcatttttggagatgtgaattaaatatttgaattgtaattgtgatgtttcagcggagcggtgagtgtgtaattgtgcactacttacgcattcaggcggtctgcaatactttgccacgctttttctctttgctttatcactgtggcggtgttgcctttcttcttaattatatcttttacctcctcgtatgcctccatgaggatttgtgcttccgacggggaaaagtacgcggctctagttgccatggtaaatcagttaatctgtgatctgtggcggggtctatttgagtgagccgtgagcgcgcacctatccaggattggtttcacctggcttaatgaatccgtgtctgctcatcctggcttggtctttgtgcaaccaattaagcctggacgcacatgttttggcttcattgagctcagctgagtcatttatcccggatgtcttaattctacttttgtgcaacaggcccctggagtccaacaaaacagctcccacaatcttcatCAGTCATTCTATATAATAACATTGCATTTGGTCGAATACGATTCTTTCCAGAAGTTTGCTAAGCaccggtaacaggctgattggtttgCTGTTTAAACCATTAAAGGGTGCTTTGCTATTTTTGGGCAGCGGAATTACCTTTGCTTCCCtctaggcctgagggcacactgtcttttaggcttagattgaagatgtggcaaatagaaGTCTAAATTTATTCTGCTACCAACCTCAGTAATTTACCATCCAGGTTGTCGTTCATCGTCTATCTATGGGGATTTGGTCGttttaacagtcagtttctttaTGGGCGCTTGCCTGTCAGTATccggaagaagcaatttcataaatgcagCGGCAGGatgttcctcattacacacatcagaccaacaaatatttttcacATCTTCAACATACGTATCATTGCAAAACCTCTTGTATGATcgcttatacactattttaggaccagtctttggaactttggttttctttTCTTAGATAGGGCTATCCAGTGGGTATGGATATTGTTTTGGAGCAGATTTCTGCAGAATTCGTATGGATATGGTTAATACAAGTGGATGATTTGGTTCCTGTTCTGTTTGTAAATACccaggtaggttgactgataacctgaaccagtttGCAGGCACTGGtaacagtttgaagctttttattgagtggacagcttgatgaagccagtcaatatttaggtcATCCAGTCATCCATGTGTGATATCACACACATTATCAAGGatttcacacacattatccagatactgactgttagcacttggtggtctatagcaacttCCTACAAGAATAGGGTTtagatgaggcaggtgaacctgtagccatGTTACTTCAACAGCATTTGACacgagatcctctctaagctttacaggaattaCAGGAATATGACTAATATGACATGAGTATAAACCGCAATGTTTCTTCGGTAGATATTATAACCATATATTGCTACCACCGTGTCATCAACGggattatctaagtgagtttcagagatataTGAATGATTTCTGATgatagcaagttattgatttcatgaaccttgtatCATtggctacatacagttgaagccggaagtttacatacacttacgttggagtcattaaaacttgtttttcaaccactccacaaatttcttgttaacaaactgtagttttggcaagtcggttaggacatctactttgtacatgacacaagtaatttttccaacaattgtttacagacagattattttacttacaattcactgtatcacaattccagtgtgtcagaagtttacatacactaagttgactgtgcctttaaacagcttggaaaattcacgaaaatgatgtcatggctttagaagcttctgataggcgaattgacatcctttgagtcaattggaggtgtacctgtggatgtatttcaaggcctaccttcaaactcagtgcctctttgcttgacatcatgggaaaatcaaaagaaatcagctaagacctcagaaaataaattgtagacctccacaagtctggttcatccttgggagcaatttccaaactcctatatattgaagcaacatctcaagacatcagtcagggaagttcaagcttggtcgcaaatgggtcttccgaaaggacaatgaccccaagcatacttccaaagttgtggcaaatggcttaaggacaactaagtcaaggtattggaattagaggtcgaccgatttatgatttttcaacaccgataccgattattggatgaCCAAAacaagccgataccgattaaatcggccggttttttatttatctatttgtaataatgacaattacaacaatactgaatgaacacttattttaacttaatataatacatcaataaaatcaatttagcctcaaataaataatgaaacatgttcaatttggtttaaataatgcaaaaacaaagtgttggagaagatgacaaaagtgcaatatgtgccatgtaagaaagctaacatttaagttccttgctcagaacatgagaacatacagtatgaaagctggtggttccttttaacatgagtcttcaatattcccaggtaagaagttttaggttgtagttattataggaattataggactatacctctctatacgatttgtatttcatatacctttgactattggatgttcttataggcactttagtattgccagtgtaacattatagcttccatcactctcctcgccgctacctgggctcgaaccaggaacacatcgacaacagccacactcgaagcagcgttacccatgcagagcaaggggaacaactactcctaagtctcagagcgagtgacgtttgaaacgctataagcgcgcaccctgctaactagctagccatttcacatcggttacaccagcctaatctcgggagttgataggcttgaagtcataaacagcgcaatgcttgaagcacgaaaaaacgcacgaaagtgctgtttgaatgaatgcttacgagcctgctggtgcctatgctctatcaaatcatagacttaattataacataataacacacagaaatacgagccttaggtcattaatatggtcgaatccggaaactatcatctcaaaaacaaaacgtttattctttcagtgaaatacggaaccgttccgtattttatctaacaggtggcatccataagtctaaatattcctgttacattgcacaatcttcaatgttatgtcctaattatgtaaaattctggcaaattagttcgcaatgagccaggcagcccaaactgttgcatataccctgactctgcgtgcaatgaacgcaagagaagtgacacaatttcacctggttaatgttgactgctaacctggatttttttgttgctaaaaatgcaggtttaaaaatatatacttctgtgtattgattttaagaaaggcattgatgtttatggttaggttcacgttggagcaacgacagtcctttttcgcgaatgcgcactgcatcgattatatgcaacgcaggacacgctagataaactagtaatatcatcaaccatgtgtagttataactagtgattatgattgatttattgttttttataagataagtttaatgctagctagcaacttaccttggcttcttactgcatgcacgtaacaggcgggctcctcgaggcaggtggttagagcgttggactagttaaccgtaaggttgcaagattgaatccctgagctgacaaggtaaaaatctgtcgttctgcccctgaacaaggcagttaacccaccgttcctaggccgtcattgaaaataagaatgtgttctttaactgacttgtctagttaaataaaggtgtaaaaaaataaaatatatatttcttttaaatcggcgtccaaaattactgatttccgattgttatgaaaacttgaaatcagccctaatcggtcgacctctaattggaatggccatcacaaagccctgaccttaatcccatagaaaatctgtgggcagaactgaaaacgtgtgcgagcaaggaggcctacaatcctgactcagttacaccagctctgtcaggaggaatgggccaaaattcaccaaacttattgtgggaagcttgtggaaggctacctgaaatatgtgacccaagtttaacaatttaaaggcaatgctaccaaatactaattgagtgcatgtaaacttctgacccactgggaatgtgatgagaaataaaagctgaaataaatcactctattttgacatttcacattcttaaaataaagtggtgattctaactgacctaagacagggaatgtttactaggattaaatgtcaggaattgtgaaaactgagtttaaatgtatttggcttcaACTGTAGAaattccattcaaaatcagccgtttccagctacaatagtcatttacaacattaacaatgtctgcgctgtatttctgatcaatttgatattttaatggacaaaaaaatttgcaaattaattacttaaaaatcatacaattggattttctggatttttgttttagattcagtctctcacagttgaagtgtacctatgataaaaattacagacctctacatgctttgtaagtaggaaaacctgcaaaatcggcagtgtatcaaatacttgttctccccactgtatagtgtACTTTATAATGATTTGGACATGAATTGTGAAAATGCTAATATAGGTACCATTGACTTGccttggatttgtgccacaaatgcaaaaaaaatattttgaaactggacaacaaaaccaaagcatggattgctgtcataccttgtccataaactgcttacagggtaaggaaaccaatatggtATTATGTGATTTGGTTGAACTGTCCCTATCTAGTGGTCAGAGcctggtaatatcaggatgtCGGATGGAACATAAACCTAATAACTTCAATTACAAATTTATCTGAACCATGGAAAAAACATAAACTTCCctgagtgcattcagaaagtattcagaccccttctccacctgtggtatattgatttgattggacataatttggaaaggcacacacctgtctatataaggtcccacagttgacagtgcatgtcagagcaaaaatcaagccatgaggtcaaaataattgtccgtagagctcagagacaggattgtgttgaggcacagatctggggaagggtaccaaaacatttctgcagcattgaagttcaaGAACATAGTTgagttttgtttatttttacagggacagtgcacattaatcaacatttcagtaaaagtgccggttttagccagccggccaattttcaaccgcagtccctgggcaggttattaaaaacatttACAATATAAACAAttattgagcagtgagcacacgcagagcaacatatgacaagcaagacgtagcatacagacagagcaacatagaacaaaaagcagtaagacaattcataaaagcaacaaggtgtttccacacctcacaagctacagacaacagacaacatggaaagtggcaatacacagctagggattatgttcacaaatctgattgatctttagccatgtcttcatgcattttgtgaaagtgtgatatgtggtgcagttatgtgtgtctgatggcagtgtattccagacatgggaagctctcacagagaaagtggatttactaaaggtgcttttccctaagggaactatacagtcacctctcatggcagaccttgtggatctgctgccatatgtttgggttttctgtttaacaaaaatactgagtggagggggagctaggccatgcgtcggtgtattgcacaagattttcccaactcaggagctcatgctttctgaggatgtaacagtgatgatggctattgggcttcctatcaagccctttgagagcctgtttgtagacagactgaataggttttaatgttgtacagcaagcttgggcccaattagtcaagcagtatgttaagtgggggagtatcatagatttgaagtacagttttgctatcTCTGTAGtcaaccaaattcaacctagctaatttccgattttaTACGAAATTATTTATCTGAAtgacctttttcacatgctttttagaagagaggttggaatcaagtatgatgccaaggtacttaaaataagataccacctggagcttctcccctgacacatagacatctggctcagtagcatatgttgccctctttgtgaagaacatgcaaacagtttttttcacattgagatgcaaacacgagccactttgtaacctggaacattacagtagtgagtttttgtgcagcttgttgtttgctctttgcatgcacatatatcactgtatcatctgcatacatttgaacttcagacccagtacagacagatcattaatgtacaggctgaacaggtggggccccagtattgacccttggggcacacccacatcatagctaagagtgggcgacagctcattgctcactctgacacactgagttctgccttcaaggtatgatttcatccatctcaaggcatcgggggaaaagttgaacttggacaattttgaaATGAGAAtatcatggttaacagtatcaaaagccttccttaggtccagaaacacagccccaacaacgcccccctttgtccatcttggacttcacattttccagaagaaagcagttggccgtttctgtggagtgtttcgctctgaagccaaactgcatggagtgtaatgtgaaggggctgttgttgaggtgggcaatcagttgttctgctacacactttccaacaacctttgacaccataggtagtatactaatgggcctgtagttactcacgtcagcagggttgcccgatttaaagatggccgttattatggccgacttccatacccttggaaacaccccgagaccaatagatgtgttggtgaccttagtaatggggccaatgagtgactctttgtagtttttaagaaaggtagagtccagcccaaacacatctttggctttagagttctttagtgagctaatcaccaTGTTCACCattgactcagaaacctcccttatgatgaagacaggttgagtgtcatttactagcactgagcccaagaaaccagtggaggggttctctgtcagtaccctgacagtcaataaagtaggaattgaaggctattgctatttcgactgcatcctgtgttagattgttattcaccatgatttctagtctttttgcagtgttactatggtctttccctgttcacttttttagattctcccagatcaatttagaatttccctttgcttcaccaattatgttaataaaaaagtttgcctttgcctgtctgatttctttcatcaccttatttctcaacatggtaaacctatgtctgtcatgctctaatttggatcttagggctatttttagagcataatctcattctttcatcaatttccagatttctccatttagccaaggaagagtgctcttttggccaggtttggatttgattttctttaggaaaccatttattgtagtctggattgtggatagaaaaacctgactatcagcttccacgtctgtataggacaagagatcattccagttaattcccttaattgcattttcaaaatagtttaattcacttagttgatccggctttctaacagtagagaggttaaacctgctcttagacagctttctggctataagtgtcagatcatgatcagatagcccagtaaccatattgaatgatttagtcactctctagtggcctccatcattcttaaacagaagacgtttggaacctccaagactcttcctagagctggccgcccggccatactgagcaatcgggggagaagggcctaggtcagggaagtgaccaagaatccaacagagctccagagttcctctgtggagatgggagaaacttccagaaggacaatcatctctgcagcactcaaccaatcaggcctttatggtagagtggccagacggaaaccactcctcagtaaaaggcacatgacagcctgcttggagtttgccaaaaggcccctaaaggaaacaagattctcccgtctaatgaaaccaagattgaactctttggcctgaatgcctagcGTCATgtcggagcgaatggaatggcatccaacacatggaaaccatgtgtttgattgtatttgataccattccgctccagtcattaccacgagcccgttctccccaattaaggtgtcaccaacctcctgtggtagttTCTTACCCAAGCTGTCTAGAACTTACTGTCTCCCACTGTTGGAGCACTACTGTGAGGAACAAGAGTCTTTCACAGCATATAAGGTAGGACAAACATCATTAAAAAACACTCCAAACAGTCAACACATAACTTATCATAGATAGCCTAACTTATGGTGGCGTCTTGAACTGTAATTCAGTTTGCCCTGCCTTGACACCATCCTATGTGTAGGCTGTCATGTTATTCATTATTTTCTGAGGGGTTTGCGCTGAACCAGAGATACTCTATATAATGACAAGATGGACTTGTCTCCGCCTTTACAATGGGGGTCGTTGTCGCAAAGGTGGAAAGGCAGGTGGaaggaggcaagatcaggtgtgaacattctagccaatgagagggtagATACGCAAGTGACAACAGACAAAACtccaatataaaatattttttctcaAAGCTGCCGATGCCACGTGCGTCCACTTATATCAATACATTCGTAACAAACTAAAGATTACAAAACTTCTATTTCATCAAATAAGTCTCACTTAGCAAATTGACAATAAAGGAAATAGTTGACCAAATCCCCACTTGGTTTGCTTCTCGTGTGGACTGAATTTGACAGATGTGGAGCCTCTTGGTTCGCCTCTTCCACtttgacttgccgagttaaaggtaaaaaaaaaaaaaaaactctgagCAAGCAGGTGCAGCTCTCTATTTTAACCACTAGAGGGAGTCTTTGACAAGACAAGGTAATGTGTCTTATCTCTGACCATCAATTTCAACTAGGGCCTGAGCAGAAAGTTGCATCTTCTCTGTGTTAAGATGGAAAATTCCAGAGCTCTCTACTTCTAAGAATAGTTCAGAGGTAACAGAGGATTTGGAATAACCAGGAACAAAGCTCCAAGGGCTACCATCATGGCAGGTGGGAATGTTGCCGGGGGTAACCAGATAGCCCGGCAAGGCCCCCTCTTCCACCCCTTCCATACAGTCTGAGTCAACTACTGCACCTAATCCACACCCCACTGGATGGCCATTGGACCCTCTCTACCCAATGGGGTGGTTTACAGGCTGATGGTCTGTGTTTATGATGGGTTGTATTTCATGGTTGTGGTACTGTTAAGCATGCTGCTCACCTCGGGCCTGGGGGCTGGGCTGTGGCCACCGCGCCTAACGAGGTTCCAGTTAATCCCATTGATTTGAGTGCTGGTAAATCTCTGTCAGCTGGTATTTTGCTGATATGCCACCAAAAATGTCCCCCCTTGACTCAATCACTCACTCGCTCACTTACCCACCCATTCACTCACTTTTGTGCGCTGACTCACACAGGGGTGGGATATCACAGTTTAGTGATCCTCACTCGGCTCACTGAATAAACTGAACATTCCTGCAAGCCCAGGGCAGCTGTAGCCAGCGTCATATATCAGACAGTGCTCTTTGTGGAGAGTCAGAATCTTTATAACACCGGTCTGTGGCTCAGTGTGAATTTGTATATTTAcgagggctgtccccgactaaaaaaacATCTTATTCGACCGATAGGCATCTGTTCTTACGACCAATTGATTGGTCAACATTTTTTGTGTATTTTCCCGTATAGACACACcccatgtgttttaataaaataaactatatgcattgagcttgtctgatgctttaagtttacggtttgatgaaataagacaaatGCCTCGGGCGCCAGAGAACCTGACCGAAATATTCTCCTCCTGCTCCTGCTGGCTttcgcagattctgccattactctcctgaagttgcctgTAATAGACTACACGATGAGTCGGCAACCTTTCTCACGTTGCAGGCCAGTTtctcttaccatttctaccgatctgtgtgccagttatggttttcatatgcacattttcgtgtaACAGTTTCATTTATAATAACGTcttcgtatctcaaaatcattgtcatgtggttaatcaaaattctatccaaatctaaatgaaaatgataaacctaaaaagtaacttctattgccattgccaacaaTGTAAaagtagcctacataaagccaacaaataaaaatattgcaGCCTGCAAGTAGAacatatcctgataaaaataaatatcctataaatcacattgggtagacatggcctgtctgcaatgaacttgaaacattgtatcaactattaagtTGGGTCCATCCCAAAGCTGCACTAGCGAACTTGTAACATTGTATGCTACAAAATATTctgggcctgtcatgccaaataatgtcCCCCGTCCaaaaagtgtctctctctctctgcatcgcaATGGGATTCGATAAACTATTAGCGTCCGATGATTCGAATTTTGGAGATCATTACAGCCTAAATTATGTTATTTTCACCATCACTATGCAAACAAGGCTGATTTCCGTGACAATTTCGCTGTTTAAACAAGTTTTGTTTAGCTAATAAAATGAAAACATTGCTTCAAACTACTTGTGAGTACCTTGTTAACATTACAACATGAAATCCATGTCTTAAACATTGCTACGTTTCAGAAATGGCAAAGAAAACGGGTCATCTGCTTGACACTTTACAGTTACTTACCTTACAGATAACGAAGTCAGCTaatttccactccattcatatgcaaatCGATTTTATTCATACACTGGCTTGTCTGGCtgtcatgtttttatttaacctgccCTTTTCTTGTTTCCCTAGTCCTCTattatgataaaaaaatatatatctcgcGTAGCTCATTATTGTAGGTCCTATTATACAACaatccttgcagcatgcctaaggcacgttcacgcagatgagcagggaccctgggcatctttcttttggtgtttttcagagtcagtagaaaggcctcttcgtgtcctaagttttcataaccgtgaccttaattgcctaccgtctgtaagctgttagcgtcttaacaaccgttccacaggtgcatgttcattaattgtttatggttcattgaacaagcatggggaacagtgtttaaaccctttacaatgatgatctgtgaagtttttttttaacgaattatctttgaaagacagggtcctgaaaaaaggacgtttctttttttgagtACCGGAACCTacaagtcaagcactgataagaagtaatcaggtaggc encodes:
- the LOC139535804 gene encoding myb/SANT-like DNA-binding domain-containing protein 4 isoform X2 — encoded protein: MATRAAYFSPSEAQILMEAYEEVKDIIKKKGNTATVIKQREKAWQSIADRLNALNMNGPKRTWQQVKIKYKNILQNAVKKNTHRQGTGGGSPKADLTPAEDMALELNKGRPVLEGIPGGKETSIGSSQDATRFIQVSGSTVFLLEPPAQAPDDADPGEGPSAAATAHDGDDDEEETISLDSRRHEDPDAIQWENQPGNISSQAIRKLYGNHLRRQIELADIDIQYKKKKMENLALESEIKKRTIRKLDLEIKKLERELQEDDTAQNKN
- the LOC139535804 gene encoding myb/SANT-like DNA-binding domain-containing protein 4 isoform X1 — encoded protein: MATRAAYFSPSEAQILMEAYEEVKDIIKKKGNTATVIKQREKAWQSIADRLNALNMNGPKRTWQQVKIKYKNILQNAVKKNTHRQGTGGGSPKADLTPAEDMALELNKGRPVLEGIPGGKETSIGSSQDATRFIQVSGSTVFLLEPPAQAPDDADPGEGPSAAATAHDGDDDEEETISLDSRRHEDPDAIQWENQPGNISSQAIRKLYGNHLRRQIELADIDIQYKKKKMENLALESEIKKRTIRKLDLEIKKLEREVRYAFNVHCMLTVTQMY